TGGCCAGGGCCACCGCGTCCGGCTCACCGCCGGCGCGGGCATACTCACGGCCCATGACGCCCTGGAGTTCGGGGAACTCGCCCACCATGCCGGTGACGAGGTCCGCCTTCGCCAGGGTGGCGGCGCGCTCGATGGTGGCCGCGTCCCCTGCCCGCCCGGACTGCTCCGCCAGCCACAGCGCCAGCGTGCGGAAGCGCTCCACCTTCTCCAGGTAGCTGCCGAGCTGCCCCTGCCACACCACGCGGCCCAGCTTCTCCACGCGGTCGATGAGCGGCGTCTTCCGGTCCTCGTCGAAGAAGAAGCGGCCGTCCGCGAGCCGCGCGCGCAGCACGCGCTGATAGCCGCGCAGGCTGAGCTGCTCGTCGCGCACCGGCGTGTTGGACACGGCGATGAACTTCGGCTGCAGCTTGCCCGCGCCGTCCACCAGCGAGAAGTAGCGCTGGTGGCTCTTCATCTCCTGCACCAGCACCTCGGGGGGCAGGTCCAGATGGCGCTCCTCGAAGGTGCCCACCACCGGGCTCGGCAGCTCGACCAGGTTGGTCACCTGGTCCACCAGGGACTCATCCTCCAGCACCTGGACGCCCGCCTTGGCCGCGGCCGCCTTCACCTTCTCCACCAACTGCGCGCGGCGCTTGGCGATGTCCGCAACCACGTGCGCCTTCTCCAGCGTCGCCTCGTAGTCCGCCGGCGCCTTCAGCTCGATGGCGTCCGGAGCCAGGAAGCGGTGGCCCCGCGTGGACCGGCCGCTCGTCACGTCGCCGAACACCACCGGCAGCACGTCCCCGCCGAGCAGCGCCACCAGCCACTGCACCGGCCGGGCGAAGGACATGTCCACGTCACCCCACCGCATGGACTTGCGGAAGTTGATGCCATGCACCGCGGCGTGCAGCGCGTCCTTCAGGATGTCCGCCGCAACGCGGCCCTTCTCCTCCACGCGCGCGGACACGTACTCGCCCTTGGGCGTGGTGGCGCGGCCAAGCTGGTCGACCGTGAGCTTGAGCCCCTCGGCGAACTTCTCCGCCGCCTTGGTGGGCTTGCCCTGCGCGTCGAAGGCGGCCTTGGCGCTGGGCCCCAGCACCTCCTTCACGATGTCCTCGCCCGCGTCGGCGATGTCCTTCACCCACACCGCCAACCTGCGCGGCGTGCCGAAGGTGCGCACCTCACCGTGCTTGAGGCGGGCCTCCGCCATGCGCTCGGTGATGACGCGCTTGAGGTCGTCCAGCGCCGGCCCGATGAACGACGCCGGAATCTCCTCGGCGCCCACTTCCAGGAGCAGATCACGCGCCATGGCCCACCTCCGCCTTCTGCTTCTTCTCCACGGGCTTGTTGAGGACCACCGTCTTCCAGTAGTCGCTGGCCGGCTTGCCCTCCAACACCGGGGGCTGCTCCCCCACCGTCCACGGCGTCTTGAGCAGCGGGTAGCCCAGCCGCTCACGCATCTGGAGATAGCCCTCCGCGCACAGCCTGGCGTTGTCGCGCACGCGCTTGATGAAGTTGGCGCGCTCCGTGACGGAGATGGCGCCGCGCGCGTCCAGCAGGTTGAAGGCGTGCGAGCACTTCAACGCGAAGTCATACGCGGGCAGCGGCAACTGCCGCTCGATGAGCCGCTTGCACTCCTTCTCGTACGCATCGAAGAGCGCGAAGAGCATCTGCGCGTCCGACTCCTGGAGCGCGTACTTGCTCATCTCCACCTCGTTCGGGTGGAACACCTCGCGGTACTTCACGCCCTTGACCCACTCGATGTCGAAGACGTTCTCCACGTTCTGCAGGTACATGCAGATGCGCTCGAGCCCGTAGGTGAGCTCCGCGGCGACGGGCTTGCAGTCGAAGCCGCCGCACTGCTGGAAGTAGGTGAACTGCGTCACCTCCATTCCGTCGCACCAGACCTCCCAGCCCAGGCCCCAGGCGCCGAGCGTGGGCGACTCCCAGTCGTCCTCGACGAACCGGATGTCGTGCTCCAACGGGTCGATGCCAATCTTGCGCAGCGACGCCAGGTACAGCTCCTGGACGTTCTTCGGCGCCGGCTTGAGGATGACCTGGAACTGGTGGTGCTGGAACAGGCGGTTGGGGTTCTCGCCAAACCGGCCGTCCGCGGGGCGCCGCGAGGGCTGCACGTACGCCACGTTCCAGGGCTCCGGGCCCAGGGCACGCAGGAAGGTATACGGGGCCATCGTGCCCGCGCCGACCTCGACATCGTAAGGCTGCGTGTTGATGCAGCCCTGGTCGGCCCAGTGCTTCTGGAGCGTGAAGATAAGGTCCTGAAAATACATAGCGCGCGGACCCTAGTGACGGGGGTCCGGAGCGTCAAGGACGGCGCTTAGTCCTTGTACAGTGGGAGATCCGCCAGCCGGATCTGAAGCTTCGTCTCCTCGCCCGGCTTGATGGGCACGGACAGCAGCCGGCTCTCCGACGCGACGTCCGTCGGGTCCACCACACGGAGCCGGTAGACCCCGATGGGCAGGGGAAACTTCTTCAGCGGCGAAGTACCGAGCTGCGTGGCCCCGTCGAACACGGCCGCGCGAGGCACCGTGTAGAGGGTAATCCACCCGAGCCCGGCCTTGGCCGCGCCCTTCGCCGTGCTGGTATCCAGGACCTCCGCCATGCCCTCCGGCTCCTGCGTCACCGTGGTCACCGGCTCCGCCACCGGACGGGCGGCGGCCGGGGCCGGGGGCTCACGGTTGAGGGGCCGCGCCGGCTCGGCCACCGCAGCCGCGGCGGCGGGGACGACGGCCGCCTTGGGCTCGGGCTTGGGTGCGGCGGCCACCTTGGCCGGAGAGCTGGCCTCCTTGGGCTTCCGCGCGGGCTTCGGGGCCTCCGGGGCCTTGTCGCCCCCCTCGGGGGCGTCCTCCTCCGCGGAGTTGGCGCCCACCGTTGGGGCGTCATCGGAGGGCGCCGCGGCGTCCGCCACCGGTTCGGAAGGCGCTCCTTGGGCCGGGCGCGGGAAGCCCGGCGGCGGGCCGGCCTGCTGCGGCGGCCACGGCGAGTTCGCGGGATCCGATTCAGGGGGCGGATCCAACTCCGCCTTCACCCAGGCCTTGGCGGAATCGAAGGCCGGCTGGAGCTGCGCGCGCACGGCGGGCAGCGTCGCCGCCCAACCCAGGCCGGCCAGCACCACCAGCGTGACCAACCGCCCGGCCCACCGCGACGGCGGACGAGCCACGGGGGTCTCCACCGGCGTATCCGTGGGCGGGGGCGCATTGGCGCGAGCCGGCCGAGAGGTCCGCGCGGCTTCCGCGCCAGGACGCGGCGGCCGCGAACGGAACCGCTGGGTCTGCGTATCGCTCGGCTCGTCGAACGACTCGGCCTCTTCTTGAGGCTCTTGCCGGGCTGCCGCGCGGGGGCGCGGCGTGCGAGACGCGGCGGCTGCCTCCTGTGCGCCACGCGGGGTGCGCGACGAGGCCGCCTCGGCCACGCGGCGTTGGGGCGTCGGCTTGGGCGCGCTGCCCTGCCCCACGCCGCCTTGACCACGCGGCGTGACACCCTCGCCCGTGCGGCGCTGCGGCGCGGCCTTGGGAGCACTGCCAGCGCCAGACCGGGCCCCAGCCTGCGGCACAGCGCGGCCCCGGGGCGCGGGCATCTGGGACGTCGGCGCGCCCTCCGCGCCCTCGTCCTGTTGCAGCGCGCCGGCGACCTCGCTGATCCGTGCGTCTTCCGCGCGGCTCGCCAGGTCCAGCAAGGTGCGCGTCTTCTGGCGCTTGTCGGCGAACAGGTCGCCCATGACGGCGGAGACGCCGTCCTCGTCGAAGAGCTCCGAGCCCAGCGCGGCCTCGATGGCGCGCGCCATTTCCCGGCAGTTGGTGAAGCGCTGGGACACGTTCCGGGACAGGGCCCGCAGCACGACGGCCTCGAGCGCCTCCGACACGTCCGGGTTGATGCTGCGCGGCGGCGGAATGTCCGCCTCCACGATTTGCAGCATCACCGCCGCTTCGTGCGGGCCGCTGAACAGGCGCTGGCCGCACAACATCTCGTGCATCATGACGCCCACGGAGAACAGGTCACTGCGACCATCCAGGGTGGCCGCGCCCCGGACCTGCTCCGGGGACATGTAGCCGCTGGTCCCCTTCACCGTTCCCACCTGCGTGCGCCCCAGGCTCCCGCGCGCCTTGGCGATGCCGAAGTCGATCACCTTCACGACGCCGTCGTAGGTGAGCATCACGTTCTTCGGCGACACGTCGCGGTGCACCACCACCGCCGGACGGCCCGAGGGGTCCGTGAAATGGTGCGCGTAGTGCAGGCCCAGGCAGGTATCGCGAATCACCCGCCCGACGAAGCCCAGCGGCAGCGGGTACCCCTGGCGGCTGGAGGCCTTGGCCACCTGCTCCAGGTTCTGCCCCGGCAGGAACTCCATGGCGAGGTACAGCTCGCCGTCCTCCTCGCCCAGGTCGAACACCTGCCCGATGTTCGCGTGCGAGAAGGCCGCGGTGATGCGCGCCTCGTCCAGGAACATCTGGACGAACTGCTCGTCCTTCTTGATGTCCGGGAGGATCTGCTTCACCGCGACGAACTTGCGAAACCCTCCGGGACCCGAGGTGTACGCGAGGAAAAGCTCCGCCATGCCTCCAATGGAGAGGCGCGTGAGGATTTCGTACTTTCCGATCCGCCGCCCCCGGTCGGGATCATCGACGGCGCCACCCTGCATGGACATTCGCGAGGCATGTTAGCCCCCGCCTGGGTCCCCGTCGACCTTCAATGATGTCACAGCGCGCCTGGGTGTCCCACGCGCGCGGTCCGCCAGCCTGCCCGTGTCCCGGCCAGAGTGTCCGCTGGCTGAAGGGTGCCCAGGACGCTTCCCCGTGGCATCGAAGCCCGTGTTCTCATATCGAGCAGGCTGACGCAGGAGTCCCATGGAAGACATCAAGGGTTGCCCAGGAAATGCAGAGAGCCACGCATTGACCGGGCCGAGCGATTCCAAGCAGGACGCCGCGGACCAACTTCGGCTGTTGATTGAGTGCGTGACGGACCACGCCATCCTGACGCTCGACCTCCATGGCCACGTGGCGAGCTGGAACCCCGGCGCCGAACGCATCAAGGGCTACCGCTCGGAGGAAATCGTCGGACAGCACTTCAGCCGATTCTATCCACCCGAGGCCGTGGCGGCGAACAAGCCCCAGCGAGGACTCGACGTCGCGACGCGCGAGGGCCGCTTCGAGGAGGACGGCTGGCGGGTGCGCAAGGACGGCAGCCGCTTCTGGGCCAACGTCGTCATCACCGCCCTCCTCGACGAGACGGGCCAACTGCGCGGCTTCGGAAAGGTGACCCGGGACTTCACGGCCCGCTATCAAGCCCAGGAGCGCCGGGAGATGGAGCGGCTGCGCGAAGCCCTGCGCATCCGGGACGACTTCCTGTCCGTGGCCTCGCACGAGCTGCGAACGCCGCTCACGCCGCTTCACTTGAAGCTGACGGCCATGCGCCGCGCCATCGACCAGGCGCCCAATGGCGCCGTGTCGAGTGAGCGCGTAAGCCGGGACCTCGATGTCGCCGTGCGACAGGTGCGCAAGCTGGCGGAGCTCGTCGACGACCTGCTCGACGTGTCGCGCATCACCGTGGGCCAGATGAAGCTGGAGCGTGCGCCCACCGACCTCACCCCGCTGCTGCGGGAGGTCGTCGCCCGTTATCTGCCCCAGGCGACCCAGGTCGGTTGCAGCGTGAGGCTGGATGCGCCCGCTCCGGTGCGAGGTGATTGGGACGCGCGCCGCGTCGAACAGGTGATGACCAACCTGCTCTCCAACGCGCTCAAATACGGCGCTGGCAAGCCGGTGGACGTCAGCCTTCACGCCGAGGCGGGCATGGCGCGGCTGACCGTCCGCGACGAGGGCATCGGCATCGCACAGGACGCCCTGCCGCATGTCTTCGACCGCTTCATGCGCGCCGTGTCGGGCCGCAACTACGGCGGGCTGGGCCTGGGGCTCTACATCGCGCACCAGGTCGTCACCGCCCACGGCGGCGACATCCAGGTGCGCAGCGAGCTGGACCACGGGAGCACGTTCAGCGTCCGGCTACCGCTTGCCCCCATCTAGCCCGGGGGCCTTTCACGTGCTCAGCGCGCGGACGCGGCCCGCCAGGTTCTGGGTGAAGAGGCGGTAGATGCGCAGCGCCGCCGCCTCGTGCGTGTCCACGTAGCGTTCGAAGTCCGCGCGGCTGATGCGCAGCGCGCGCACGGACGTCCGCGCGCGGACGTGGGCGGAGACGGGACCGTCCTGCACCAGGGAGATCTCCCCCAGGTAGGCGCCGGGCCCCAGCGTGTTGAGGTGACGGGCGTCGTCCTCCGGGCCACTGAAGACCTCCACGGAGCCGTCCATCAGCACGAAGAGCCCCACGCCTGGCGCCCCCTTCTCCAGCAGCACCGTGCCGGGCGCGATGATGACCTGCCGCGCCAACCGGTAGAGGTCCTTCATGTCCTCCAGCGAGAGCTCCCCGAAAATCGGAATGGCCTTCAGGAAACGATAGCCATTCGCCGCGGGCGCCGTCGCACCCGCCGCGCGACGGGTGAGCATCGCGTCCGCCTCGGCCTCCATGCCCATGCGCCGAAGCAGCCGCGCCTTCTCCGTCACCAGGTCCGGGTGTCCACGCGCCACGTCGGAGCTGCTCACCGCGTCCGCGAGCACCGCGAGCGCCCGGTGGGTGAACCCCTCGGCATCCAGCAACTGGCAGATGCGCAGCACGGCCTCCACGAAGCGGTCGTCATCCGGACGCACGCCCCCGAGCGCCTCCACCTCCGCGTGGGCCTGCCCCAGCTCCTGGTAGAGCACCGCGGCGTCAAAGGACCGGTCCAGCCGGACCAGGCACTGCGCCATGGCCTCGCGCGCGCCCAGCTCGCGATAAATCGTCAGGGCCCGCTCCAACGCCCCACCCCGCTCGAAGGCGGCGGCGGCGCGCTCGGGCTCACCGGCGCGAAGGTAGCTCTCCGCGGCGGCCATGTATTTGCCACTCTGGAAGTAGAGGTCGCCCGCGGTGGCGTCCTCGCCCTGCCCGTCCATCAGCTTCGCGGCGCCCAGGAAGTCGCGCGCGCGCCGCAACACCTCGACGAAGCCCCGGCGTTCCTTCGCCGGCCCCTGCTCGGCTTCGCGGCGGATGCGTTCGCGCTGCGCATCGCCCATCTCTTCATAAATCTGCGCCGCCCGGTCCGCGTCCTCCAACTCCACCAGCGACCTGACCGCGCGCAGGGCCCCCTCGCCAGGCGTGCGAATCCGTCCGCCCTGTTCGCCCTGGCCTCCTGCCGACTCTGACATTGTTGGGTCTCCCGTTCGGGTGAGACCGGCCAGCATAGATGCGGTGCCTTCAAACCGCTCGTTCCCGGCCTGCCCCCCTCGCCCCCAGAGACTCGCATTGAAATTGTGGCCTGCCAACGGCAGCCACCGCGAAAGTCACTCGGCGTTCCGCGCCCGCTCCGCCAGTTGGCGCTGGGACGCACCGCGGCGCCACGCATCCTCCAGCAGCTTCCGGACCAGCGCCGGGCGCGCCTGTGCGACGCGCACCAGCATGTATTCCGGATAGCCCGCGTAGTGGTCGGTGATGAAACAGCTTTCGGGCTCGGCTTGCATGAGGACCTCTCGCACGCCGGGCTCCACCTTCACGACGAGCGACGCGCCATCTTCATG
This genomic window from Myxococcus hansupus contains:
- the glyQ gene encoding glycine--tRNA ligase subunit alpha, whose product is MYFQDLIFTLQKHWADQGCINTQPYDVEVGAGTMAPYTFLRALGPEPWNVAYVQPSRRPADGRFGENPNRLFQHHQFQVILKPAPKNVQELYLASLRKIGIDPLEHDIRFVEDDWESPTLGAWGLGWEVWCDGMEVTQFTYFQQCGGFDCKPVAAELTYGLERICMYLQNVENVFDIEWVKGVKYREVFHPNEVEMSKYALQESDAQMLFALFDAYEKECKRLIERQLPLPAYDFALKCSHAFNLLDARGAISVTERANFIKRVRDNARLCAEGYLQMRERLGYPLLKTPWTVGEQPPVLEGKPASDYWKTVVLNKPVEKKQKAEVGHGA
- the glyS gene encoding glycine--tRNA ligase subunit beta, with product MARDLLLEVGAEEIPASFIGPALDDLKRVITERMAEARLKHGEVRTFGTPRRLAVWVKDIADAGEDIVKEVLGPSAKAAFDAQGKPTKAAEKFAEGLKLTVDQLGRATTPKGEYVSARVEEKGRVAADILKDALHAAVHGINFRKSMRWGDVDMSFARPVQWLVALLGGDVLPVVFGDVTSGRSTRGHRFLAPDAIELKAPADYEATLEKAHVVADIAKRRAQLVEKVKAAAAKAGVQVLEDESLVDQVTNLVELPSPVVGTFEERHLDLPPEVLVQEMKSHQRYFSLVDGAGKLQPKFIAVSNTPVRDEQLSLRGYQRVLRARLADGRFFFDEDRKTPLIDRVEKLGRVVWQGQLGSYLEKVERFRTLALWLAEQSGRAGDAATIERAATLAKADLVTGMVGEFPELQGVMGREYARAGGEPDAVALAIAEHYLPRGAEDALPTQDPGAFIGIADRLDSLCGIFAIGKAPSGAADPFALRRACIAIIRLVLGRGYRFSLSAAVDESLRLLAPKIANAKRKAGEPAPREQVLEFFRGRLKALWGEQHRTDVVEAVLAAGFDDLVAAQKRMEALSLIVGHADFQPLAAAFKRVVNIVEKQGRDVQGGETNPQKLVDEPERNLHAAFTQARGAVSGLVRSDDYAGALREITSLKPAVDTFFDKVMVMAEDKALRENRIRLLVEIGALFNQVADFSKIQAETASA
- a CDS encoding cyclic nucleotide-binding domain-containing protein; amino-acid sequence: MSESAGGQGEQGGRIRTPGEGALRAVRSLVELEDADRAAQIYEEMGDAQRERIRREAEQGPAKERRGFVEVLRRARDFLGAAKLMDGQGEDATAGDLYFQSGKYMAAAESYLRAGEPERAAAAFERGGALERALTIYRELGAREAMAQCLVRLDRSFDAAVLYQELGQAHAEVEALGGVRPDDDRFVEAVLRICQLLDAEGFTHRALAVLADAVSSSDVARGHPDLVTEKARLLRRMGMEAEADAMLTRRAAGATAPAANGYRFLKAIPIFGELSLEDMKDLYRLARQVIIAPGTVLLEKGAPGVGLFVLMDGSVEVFSGPEDDARHLNTLGPGAYLGEISLVQDGPVSAHVRARTSVRALRISRADFERYVDTHEAAALRIYRLFTQNLAGRVRALST
- a CDS encoding PAS domain-containing sensor histidine kinase produces the protein MTGPSDSKQDAADQLRLLIECVTDHAILTLDLHGHVASWNPGAERIKGYRSEEIVGQHFSRFYPPEAVAANKPQRGLDVATREGRFEEDGWRVRKDGSRFWANVVITALLDETGQLRGFGKVTRDFTARYQAQERREMERLREALRIRDDFLSVASHELRTPLTPLHLKLTAMRRAIDQAPNGAVSSERVSRDLDVAVRQVRKLAELVDDLLDVSRITVGQMKLERAPTDLTPLLREVVARYLPQATQVGCSVRLDAPAPVRGDWDARRVEQVMTNLLSNALKYGAGKPVDVSLHAEAGMARLTVRDEGIGIAQDALPHVFDRFMRAVSGRNYGGLGLGLYIAHQVVTAHGGDIQVRSELDHGSTFSVRLPLAPI
- a CDS encoding serine/threonine protein kinase, with product MSMQGGAVDDPDRGRRIGKYEILTRLSIGGMAELFLAYTSGPGGFRKFVAVKQILPDIKKDEQFVQMFLDEARITAAFSHANIGQVFDLGEEDGELYLAMEFLPGQNLEQVAKASSRQGYPLPLGFVGRVIRDTCLGLHYAHHFTDPSGRPAVVVHRDVSPKNVMLTYDGVVKVIDFGIAKARGSLGRTQVGTVKGTSGYMSPEQVRGAATLDGRSDLFSVGVMMHEMLCGQRLFSGPHEAAVMLQIVEADIPPPRSINPDVSEALEAVVLRALSRNVSQRFTNCREMARAIEAALGSELFDEDGVSAVMGDLFADKRQKTRTLLDLASRAEDARISEVAGALQQDEGAEGAPTSQMPAPRGRAVPQAGARSGAGSAPKAAPQRRTGEGVTPRGQGGVGQGSAPKPTPQRRVAEAASSRTPRGAQEAAAASRTPRPRAAARQEPQEEAESFDEPSDTQTQRFRSRPPRPGAEAARTSRPARANAPPPTDTPVETPVARPPSRWAGRLVTLVVLAGLGWAATLPAVRAQLQPAFDSAKAWVKAELDPPPESDPANSPWPPQQAGPPPGFPRPAQGAPSEPVADAAAPSDDAPTVGANSAEEDAPEGGDKAPEAPKPARKPKEASSPAKVAAAPKPEPKAAVVPAAAAAVAEPARPLNREPPAPAAARPVAEPVTTVTQEPEGMAEVLDTSTAKGAAKAGLGWITLYTVPRAAVFDGATQLGTSPLKKFPLPIGVYRLRVVDPTDVASESRLLSVPIKPGEETKLQIRLADLPLYKD
- a CDS encoding MmcQ/YjbR family DNA-binding protein — encoded protein: MAARGKGLTFDAVRALAMSLPGMEEGTSYGTPAFRVRKKLVARFHEDGASLVVKVEPGVREVLMQAEPESCFITDHYAGYPEYMLVRVAQARPALVRKLLEDAWRRGASQRQLAERARNAE